A genome region from Alteripontixanthobacter maritimus includes the following:
- a CDS encoding RluA family pseudouridine synthase, with the protein MPFWTYMLHCRGGRIYTGHTDDLERRIAQHQSGSVSGFTRDFAPVELVWSQEMVSRVEALEAERRIKGWSRAKKLALIRGDWEAISVLAESKGSPSTSLGRTEVSHTNPRVTGTTLNGTLATSGRLDKALAEVTGLSRERVKSLIAAGAITIDNKPATSPAAKAREGMSYIVTLPPPVDPVAQPEEIPLAIVYEDEHLLVVDKPAGLVVHPAAGNRTGTLVNALLYHCKGELSGINGVARPGIVHRIDKDTSGLLVVAKTDAAHEGLAAQFADHSIHRRYLAVCAGHPDPAAGTIAGRLGRSERNRKKMAVLAPGVTRGKHAVTHYKTLQTMPGCALLECRLETGRTHQVRVHCSSIGNPLLGDQVYGMAPARLAHGLGRIIERLDFTRQALHAAELGFIHPASGETVSFSADLPPDMQELIDETAR; encoded by the coding sequence ATGCCATTCTGGACTTATATGCTACACTGCCGGGGCGGACGTATCTACACAGGTCACACGGATGATTTGGAGCGCCGAATTGCACAGCATCAATCTGGTTCGGTATCTGGTTTCACAAGAGATTTCGCGCCCGTGGAATTGGTATGGTCGCAGGAAATGGTGTCGCGTGTGGAAGCGCTTGAGGCCGAACGCAGGATCAAGGGTTGGTCGCGGGCGAAAAAGCTGGCTTTGATACGCGGCGATTGGGAGGCGATTTCAGTTCTGGCTGAAAGTAAGGGCAGCCCTTCGACAAGCTTAGGGCGAACGGAGGTAAGTCATACAAATCCACGAGTTACTGGTACGACCTTGAATGGAACGCTTGCCACATCAGGCCGCCTGGACAAGGCTCTGGCCGAGGTCACAGGCCTTTCGCGTGAACGCGTGAAATCGCTGATCGCCGCCGGTGCCATTACCATCGATAACAAGCCCGCCACTTCGCCAGCCGCAAAAGCGCGCGAAGGGATGTCCTACATCGTTACCCTCCCCCCGCCCGTCGATCCGGTCGCGCAGCCGGAAGAGATCCCGCTTGCCATCGTTTACGAGGACGAACATCTCCTGGTGGTCGACAAGCCTGCGGGACTGGTGGTGCACCCCGCAGCCGGGAACCGCACCGGCACGCTGGTGAATGCTTTGCTTTACCACTGCAAAGGAGAATTGTCGGGTATCAACGGAGTGGCCCGCCCCGGTATTGTCCACCGGATCGACAAGGACACGTCGGGCCTGCTGGTCGTAGCAAAAACGGATGCCGCGCATGAAGGATTGGCAGCCCAGTTTGCCGATCATTCCATCCATCGCCGCTACCTCGCCGTGTGCGCCGGGCACCCCGATCCGGCTGCCGGAACGATCGCCGGCAGGCTCGGGCGAAGTGAGCGGAACCGCAAGAAAATGGCGGTGCTCGCACCCGGCGTAACGCGCGGAAAACATGCCGTAACTCATTATAAGACGCTGCAAACCATGCCGGGCTGCGCGTTGCTCGAATGCCGGCTCGAAACAGGGCGCACACACCAGGTCCGCGTTCACTGTTCGTCAATCGGCAATCCGCTATTAGGGGATCAAGTCTACGGCATGGCACCTGCACGATTGGCGCATGGGCTCGGCCGGATCATCGAACGGTTGGATTTTACCCGACAGGCGCTGCACGCGGCGGAGCTCGGCTTCATCCACCCTGCCAGCGGCGAAACGGTCAGCTTTTCGGCCGACCTGCCGCCCGATATGCAGGAACTTATCGACGAAACCGCTCGTTGA